One genomic region from Sphingobacterium sp. UGAL515B_05 encodes:
- a CDS encoding LexA family transcriptional regulator: MNTQKIYFFSNLRFLRNRRKLTQEQVSAALGIHRIKYTNLENGKTKSPNMDELLKLSRFYRLSIDTLLQIDLSKMGELKLRELENGDDVYIKGGNIRVLAITVDPRNNENVEYVTIKGRAGYAAGGFADTEFLAELPKYSNPNLPKFGTYRTFPIEGDSMLPFPVNVDITGRFIADWTQIKPKTLAIVVIKGQDIVFKEIQVLEDGLLECSSYNKVYKPFTVPFEEISEIWEYHSYATTVVPEMPSDLQIVLSRLEKIEEKIDSNNH, translated from the coding sequence ATGAATACGCAAAAAATATATTTTTTCTCTAATTTGAGATTCCTGCGGAATCGAAGGAAACTCACTCAGGAACAGGTTTCTGCGGCTTTGGGTATACACAGAATAAAATATACCAACCTTGAAAATGGAAAAACCAAATCGCCCAATATGGACGAGCTCCTGAAGCTGTCGAGATTTTATAGGCTCAGCATTGATACACTTTTACAAATAGATTTATCAAAAATGGGCGAATTGAAGTTAAGAGAGCTGGAAAATGGCGATGATGTGTATATCAAAGGTGGAAATATACGTGTCCTGGCTATTACTGTTGACCCTCGTAATAATGAAAACGTGGAGTATGTAACGATTAAGGGAAGAGCGGGATATGCAGCCGGGGGCTTTGCCGATACAGAGTTTTTAGCAGAGTTACCGAAATATTCCAATCCTAACTTACCGAAATTCGGCACTTATAGAACATTTCCGATTGAAGGGGATTCCATGCTGCCTTTTCCAGTAAACGTGGATATTACAGGAAGGTTTATAGCGGATTGGACTCAAATTAAACCCAAGACGTTGGCTATTGTAGTGATTAAGGGACAGGATATCGTGTTTAAAGAAATTCAGGTATTGGAAGACGGATTGTTAGAATGCTCATCCTATAATAAAGTCTATAAGCCGTTTACTGTGCCCTTTGAAGAGATTTCTGAAATTTGGGAGTATCATTCCTATGCGACTACGGTCGTACCAGAAATGCCTTCAGATTTACAGATTGTCCTATCAAGGCTCGAAAAAATCGAAGAAAAAATTGACAGCAATAACCATTAA
- the dinB gene encoding DNA polymerase IV, with amino-acid sequence MDRHIVHCDLDTFFVSVERLLNSELMGKPVLIGGSGDRGVVASCSYEARRYGVHSAMPMRLARQLCPEAILVQGDYDQYSKYSNIVTEIIEDVAPVVEKASIDEHYLDISGMDRFFGCWKWTQELRGRIINETGLPISFGLSVNKTVSKIATGEAKPCGEKKVDTGAEKSFLAPLSIRKIPMVGEKSYTVLRNMGISQIYTLQEMEVFTMRKVLGENGVSIWNKANGLDKSLVVPFREQKSMSKETTFEADTTDMERLRKTLVTMVDQLAYELRKEGKLTGCITLKIRYSNFDTHTQQVKVSYTNSDKQITEKVMELFKKLYSRRMLIRLIGVKFSKLITGNYQVDIFNDTMEEIHLMQAMDHIRKRFGVEYIMKGICLEGKGGKYATQFAQ; translated from the coding sequence ATGGATAGGCATATTGTTCACTGTGATTTAGATACATTTTTCGTATCTGTAGAACGGTTGCTCAATTCTGAGTTGATGGGCAAACCGGTTTTAATTGGGGGTAGTGGTGATCGGGGAGTGGTAGCTTCCTGTTCATACGAGGCCCGGCGCTATGGCGTGCATTCTGCCATGCCCATGCGGCTGGCCCGTCAACTATGTCCTGAAGCCATCCTTGTCCAGGGTGACTATGATCAGTACTCTAAATATTCCAATATCGTCACCGAGATCATTGAAGATGTGGCCCCGGTGGTAGAAAAGGCCAGCATTGATGAGCATTATCTTGACATTTCCGGCATGGACCGTTTTTTCGGGTGCTGGAAATGGACGCAGGAATTAAGGGGACGGATCATCAACGAAACAGGGCTTCCGATCAGTTTTGGTCTATCCGTAAACAAAACCGTTTCCAAAATTGCTACAGGTGAGGCAAAACCTTGCGGCGAGAAAAAAGTGGACACGGGGGCAGAAAAGTCTTTTCTTGCACCGCTATCTATCCGTAAAATACCCATGGTAGGAGAAAAGTCCTATACCGTTCTCCGTAATATGGGTATCTCCCAAATTTATACCCTGCAGGAAATGGAAGTCTTTACTATGCGCAAAGTCCTGGGCGAAAATGGCGTATCGATCTGGAACAAAGCCAACGGCCTGGATAAAAGTCTGGTCGTACCCTTCCGGGAGCAAAAGTCCATGAGTAAAGAAACCACCTTTGAGGCCGATACCACCGATATGGAACGGCTCAGGAAAACACTGGTCACTATGGTTGACCAGCTGGCATATGAATTGCGAAAGGAGGGCAAGCTCACCGGCTGTATTACTTTAAAAATCCGTTATTCTAATTTCGATACCCACACCCAGCAGGTAAAGGTATCCTATACCAATTCGGATAAACAGATTACCGAAAAGGTGATGGAGCTTTTTAAAAAACTCTATAGCCGCAGGATGCTCATCCGCCTGATCGGGGTGAAGTTTTCTAAACTGATTACCGGCAACTACCAGGTAGATATCTTTAATGATACCATGGAAGAAATACACCTTATGCAGGCAATGGACCACATCCGAAAGCGGTTCGGCGTTGAATATATTATGAAAGGCATTTGTTTGGAAGGAAAAGGAGGGAAGTATGCTACTCAATTTGCACAGTAA
- the dnaE gene encoding DNA polymerase III subunit alpha, which yields MLLNLHSNYSLRYGTMSLDDLVSGMMATGHDSAVLTDINNSSASIDFIQKGRKAGMHTLAGMELRQGDELRFIVIAKNTEGFREINEYRTQANQHELSIPGRAPEFRNVFVIYPFGSITVTELRDYEYIGIRPSERNLIVLEPKSNYERYVILAPVSFKSADYKLHCQLRAIDHNILYSQLEKSQVAPKDEVFITRVKLLELYQQFPQLIANTNRLMGQCSFDMDFKKIKNKETFTGARYSDKELLLLYTRDGFTNRYQKHDKIAQERIAKELEIIENLNFSSYFLITNDICRYAKGRNFHYVGRGSGANSAVAYCLGITDVDPIELNLPFERFLNPKRQSPPDFDIDFSWNERDDIYKYIFTKYKGPHTALMGAMSTFKGRSILRELGKIYGLPKGEIDRLVHEPANMLNKNEVTNMILSVFGRLEDFPNQRTIHASGVLISEQPLTCYSALDYPPKGLPTVQYDMYVAEEIGFEKFDILSQRGLGHIKDCREIVLQNTGQVISTESPKRFFKDPKIADQLRSAKTIGCFYIESPAMRQLITKLKCDDYLTLVAASSIIRPGVASSGMMAEFIKRHHDPSLVQYPHPVFKEQLEETYGVMVYQEDVMKIANAYGGLDMADADVLRRMMSGKYRSKDHLVLIHDKYFANCKAKGYPEDVSREIWRQMESFAGYSFNKAHSASFAVESYQSLFLKTYYPLEFMVSVLNNYGGFYNAKVYINEAKVSGATICLPCVNTSGFQTTIHGKDIYLGFDRLLNMENGLSTRIAPERERNGNYTGLENFVIRTGAGLEQLIILIRVGAFRFLGVGKKELLWEAHLLLSNDKKEQSKGMVLFESMSRKPVLPKLVHSVLEDYYDEIELIGVIVSGSSFDLARSEYRGECKAKDLLQYLGRTIRIVGDFVTDKTVKTKHGTYMKFGTFLDVDGDFFDTVHFPPSLAAYPLRDWGLYLIEGKVVEEFGCPAIEVSRCGKMPLKADPRSV from the coding sequence ATGCTACTCAATTTGCACAGTAATTATAGTCTTCGATATGGTACGATGAGCCTGGACGACCTGGTCTCCGGGATGATGGCCACCGGTCATGACAGTGCCGTGCTAACCGATATTAATAATAGTTCTGCATCCATTGACTTCATCCAGAAAGGCCGGAAGGCAGGGATGCATACGCTTGCTGGTATGGAACTGCGCCAGGGTGATGAACTACGGTTTATAGTCATCGCTAAGAATACCGAAGGTTTCCGCGAGATCAATGAGTACCGTACCCAGGCCAACCAGCATGAACTGTCGATTCCCGGGCGGGCACCGGAATTTCGCAATGTGTTTGTGATCTATCCATTTGGTAGTATTACCGTAACGGAACTTCGGGATTATGAGTATATCGGGATACGGCCATCCGAACGGAATCTTATTGTACTGGAACCCAAAAGCAACTATGAACGCTACGTCATATTGGCCCCGGTAAGCTTCAAATCAGCTGACTATAAGCTACATTGCCAGCTGCGAGCTATTGACCACAATATCCTGTATTCTCAGCTGGAAAAGAGTCAGGTCGCGCCAAAAGACGAAGTATTTATAACTCGTGTAAAGCTGCTGGAATTGTATCAGCAGTTCCCACAACTCATCGCCAATACAAACCGGCTGATGGGCCAGTGTTCCTTTGACATGGATTTTAAAAAGATCAAGAATAAGGAAACGTTTACCGGTGCACGGTATAGCGATAAAGAACTCCTGTTATTGTATACCAGGGACGGGTTTACCAACCGGTATCAGAAGCACGACAAAATAGCCCAAGAGCGGATTGCCAAAGAACTGGAGATCATTGAAAACCTGAACTTCTCCAGCTACTTTTTAATCACCAATGATATCTGTAGGTATGCAAAAGGCCGGAACTTCCATTATGTGGGCAGAGGCAGTGGTGCAAACTCCGCAGTTGCCTATTGCCTGGGCATAACCGATGTGGACCCGATAGAACTGAACCTTCCTTTTGAGCGGTTTTTAAATCCGAAAAGACAATCCCCACCGGATTTTGATATTGATTTCTCCTGGAACGAACGGGACGATATCTATAAATATATTTTTACGAAATACAAAGGGCCGCACACCGCGCTTATGGGGGCGATGAGCACGTTTAAAGGAAGGAGCATCCTTCGGGAGCTTGGAAAGATCTATGGCCTGCCCAAAGGAGAAATTGACCGCCTGGTACATGAGCCAGCAAACATGTTGAACAAAAATGAAGTGACCAATATGATCCTAAGCGTATTTGGCAGGCTGGAGGATTTTCCAAATCAGCGCACGATCCATGCTTCGGGGGTATTGATTTCTGAGCAGCCCTTAACCTGTTACTCTGCCCTGGATTATCCGCCTAAGGGATTACCTACCGTGCAGTACGATATGTATGTTGCCGAAGAGATCGGATTTGAAAAGTTCGACATTTTGAGCCAGCGGGGGCTGGGCCATATCAAAGACTGCAGGGAAATTGTGCTGCAGAACACCGGGCAGGTAATCAGTACGGAAAGCCCTAAACGATTTTTTAAAGATCCAAAAATTGCCGATCAACTACGCAGTGCCAAAACCATTGGCTGTTTTTATATCGAAAGCCCGGCCATGCGCCAGCTGATTACCAAACTGAAGTGTGATGATTACCTGACCCTGGTGGCAGCTTCATCCATTATTCGTCCCGGCGTCGCCAGTTCGGGTATGATGGCAGAATTCATCAAGCGGCATCATGATCCCAGTCTGGTGCAGTATCCGCACCCGGTCTTTAAAGAACAACTGGAGGAAACCTATGGAGTAATGGTCTATCAGGAGGATGTGATGAAAATTGCCAATGCCTACGGGGGACTGGATATGGCTGATGCCGATGTACTGCGTAGAATGATGTCTGGTAAATATCGGAGCAAAGATCACTTGGTACTGATCCATGATAAGTATTTTGCCAATTGTAAGGCAAAAGGATATCCGGAAGATGTGAGCAGGGAAATATGGCGACAGATGGAAAGCTTTGCAGGCTATAGTTTCAATAAGGCTCACTCAGCCAGCTTTGCAGTGGAAAGCTATCAAAGCCTGTTCTTAAAAACTTACTACCCACTGGAGTTTATGGTTTCCGTGCTCAATAATTACGGGGGCTTTTATAATGCAAAAGTTTATATCAACGAGGCAAAGGTTTCCGGGGCTACTATTTGCCTGCCTTGTGTCAATACCTCTGGTTTCCAGACAACTATTCATGGAAAGGATATCTACCTGGGATTTGACCGGTTGTTGAATATGGAAAATGGTCTGTCGACACGGATCGCGCCGGAGCGGGAACGTAATGGAAATTATACAGGGCTGGAAAATTTTGTGATACGAACCGGGGCGGGCCTGGAACAGCTAATCATTCTGATTCGCGTAGGTGCATTCCGTTTCCTAGGGGTAGGCAAAAAGGAACTGCTGTGGGAAGCCCATTTACTGCTCAGCAATGACAAAAAAGAACAGTCCAAGGGTATGGTGCTTTTTGAATCAATGAGCCGCAAACCAGTACTGCCTAAATTAGTGCATTCGGTACTCGAAGACTACTATGACGAGATCGAGCTGATCGGCGTTATCGTTTCCGGCAGCTCTTTTGACCTGGCCAGATCTGAGTACCGTGGGGAATGCAAAGCGAAGGATTTACTTCAATACCTCGGCAGAACAATACGGATTGTTGGCGATTTTGTAACAGATAAAACCGTAAAAACCAAACATGGCACCTATATGAAATTTGGCACTTTCCTCGATGTCGATGGAGATTTTTTTGATACCGTACATTTTCCACCTTCACTGGCAGCCTACCCGCTCCGGGATTGGGGACTTTACCTCATTGAAGGTAAGGTTGTAGAAGAATTCGGCTGTCCGGCTATAGAGGTGTCTAGGTGTGGGAAGATGCCGCTTAAAGCTGATCCGAGAAGTGTTTAA
- a CDS encoding DUF3883 domain-containing protein, producing the protein MKQSDFLKARDLFNSTKDVFAKNREKLYNRRDEFVKYFTPEFISRMQYEDFAIGMERDKVKFNFCYSIEREFEDLGYIYGSNSFKFGFYYGRTTADPTVKFRYPQKFGKDENYVAAFNKIKETLLHLIEHGARENYIEIQKNKFSPMFQGKILSIFYPDKYLNVFAPDHLDHFLDHFLIGRTELKSKDNVYKRLRLQEFKNGDPIMKDWSNDMFSYFLYNEYPGGPPNNNSKEVKRKQSIEGLPVNFDLSVEQVFPEVQTAEFIELDLNIPVQKTTSTRIYIPGHSPRRNYEAENKRLKTLGDKGEEIVWKSEKARLIALGMTDVITQMDWPGSRGEDHLGFDILSYDRIADHPTEIKVEVKSTTYPPTGDINFYFTDNEYQLALSNENYYLYIVFEVASAKPKILRIKDPFGANREKIELIPIQYKARIKIKKSKK; encoded by the coding sequence ATGAAACAAAGTGATTTTTTAAAGGCGCGGGATCTTTTCAATAGCACCAAAGATGTATTCGCGAAAAATCGAGAAAAACTGTATAACCGTAGGGATGAATTTGTCAAATACTTTACCCCAGAATTTATTTCTAGAATGCAATATGAAGATTTTGCTATCGGAATGGAAAGAGATAAGGTGAAGTTTAATTTTTGCTATTCGATTGAAAGAGAATTTGAGGATTTAGGGTATATCTACGGCTCTAATTCATTCAAATTTGGCTTCTATTATGGTCGTACTACCGCGGATCCTACAGTAAAATTTCGATATCCTCAGAAATTCGGAAAGGACGAAAATTATGTGGCTGCATTCAACAAAATAAAAGAAACTTTACTGCATTTAATTGAACACGGTGCTCGAGAAAACTATATTGAAATACAAAAGAATAAGTTTTCTCCTATGTTTCAGGGGAAAATTTTATCGATATTTTATCCAGATAAGTATTTAAATGTCTTTGCTCCCGATCACTTAGATCATTTTCTTGATCATTTTTTAATAGGCAGAACTGAGCTAAAATCTAAAGACAATGTTTACAAAAGGTTAAGGTTACAAGAATTCAAAAATGGTGATCCAATTATGAAAGATTGGAGTAACGATATGTTTTCATATTTTTTATATAATGAATACCCTGGAGGGCCTCCAAACAACAATTCAAAGGAAGTAAAAAGGAAACAATCAATAGAAGGACTTCCTGTCAATTTCGATCTATCTGTGGAGCAGGTATTTCCCGAAGTACAAACGGCAGAGTTTATAGAGTTAGATTTAAACATACCAGTACAAAAGACCACTTCAACTCGAATTTACATTCCCGGCCACAGCCCGCGTAGAAACTATGAAGCAGAAAATAAGCGTTTAAAGACCTTAGGAGATAAAGGAGAAGAGATTGTCTGGAAATCGGAAAAAGCAAGGTTGATTGCTTTAGGTATGACTGATGTTATTACACAAATGGATTGGCCAGGAAGTCGAGGTGAGGACCATTTGGGTTTCGATATCCTTTCATATGATAGAATAGCAGATCATCCTACAGAAATAAAAGTAGAGGTTAAGTCAACTACCTATCCGCCTACTGGAGACATTAACTTTTATTTTACTGATAATGAATACCAGTTAGCGCTTTCAAATGAAAATTATTATCTCTATATCGTATTTGAGGTTGCATCAGCAAAACCAAAAATCCTAAGAATTAAAGATCCATTTGGTGCAAATAGAGAAAAAATAGAACTTATCCCGATTCAATATAAAGCCCGCATTAAAATAAAAAAAAGTAAGAAATAG
- a CDS encoding P-loop NTPase fold protein, with amino-acid sequence MKNNNYISEYLDYFIYTKDPGFAVMIKGKWGAGKTHFIKAEILKWEKKLKEVKENEIQLKPIYLSLNGFVSKQEIIDGLQAQIHPFLFKGTRLVKSVLKGILKTSLKIDLDLNGDKKSDGTMNVEIDPLSLFKSKDNKIKGERIIILDDLERSKIPIDEIFGFVNDFIEHSSCKVILISDESKIDKRKNGKSERQVESKFDYITFKEKVIGKTFTIYPNTVEAVEKYVEDCTLDCIKNQKDWVTKTLTEIFTLSETENLRILKRSLFEFERLLKLLDDEILANKIRMKKIVSTCLQYFTINYIELNIGKENPDLKSYNGKFNIFSSDYLNQYRKILKQNTEVETPYFLNQDTIKEYILDGNHQDLLAEIKAASIERDLKSWERLWFWRLLDDNDFLDLFNKVNYDFFQTNELDVTEVLHISGILFSLIDEHIRQDKSKKQISARAQQLIKASNLNDLGGYLGRMFIFNSSWGKEYASVKTPEFQKLIKFLKDQIIKSTTENSEEKKNEIISNITSTNVETLWQRLHAEYDENLKCSFDRTPIFEKFDANEFFEIVKKLNNSGISELNDFFDYRYNPEKRFSNLTIESYHKAELVFVDNMIKIIGEQVSNYNDMPIKKKKLIELKSTFERAKTKITS; translated from the coding sequence ATGAAAAACAACAATTATATATCGGAATACCTAGACTATTTTATTTACACAAAAGACCCAGGGTTTGCTGTTATGATAAAAGGCAAATGGGGAGCTGGCAAAACTCATTTTATTAAAGCCGAAATATTAAAATGGGAAAAGAAACTCAAAGAAGTAAAAGAGAATGAAATACAATTAAAGCCCATATATCTTTCATTAAATGGATTTGTTTCAAAACAAGAAATTATTGATGGATTACAGGCGCAGATACATCCTTTCCTCTTTAAAGGAACCAGACTCGTAAAGTCTGTTCTTAAAGGCATTTTGAAGACCTCACTCAAAATTGATTTAGATCTTAACGGCGATAAGAAAAGCGATGGTACAATGAATGTCGAAATCGATCCCCTCTCACTTTTCAAAAGTAAAGACAATAAAATAAAAGGCGAACGTATTATTATATTAGATGATTTAGAGAGATCAAAAATTCCAATAGATGAAATATTTGGATTTGTAAATGATTTTATAGAGCATTCATCATGTAAAGTGATTCTCATCAGTGACGAATCGAAAATTGACAAAAGAAAAAATGGAAAGAGTGAGCGGCAGGTTGAAAGTAAATTTGATTACATTACCTTTAAAGAAAAAGTAATTGGCAAAACATTTACAATATATCCCAATACTGTTGAAGCTGTTGAAAAATATGTTGAGGATTGCACCCTTGATTGCATAAAAAACCAAAAGGATTGGGTTACAAAGACCTTAACTGAAATCTTCACGTTATCGGAAACTGAAAATTTAAGAATTCTAAAACGCTCACTTTTTGAATTTGAAAGACTATTAAAATTACTAGATGATGAAATTTTAGCGAATAAAATTAGGATGAAAAAAATTGTAAGTACCTGTCTACAGTATTTTACAATTAATTATATAGAACTAAATATCGGCAAAGAAAATCCAGACCTTAAATCATATAATGGGAAGTTTAATATTTTTAGTAGTGATTATTTAAATCAATATCGTAAAATATTGAAGCAAAACACCGAAGTGGAAACGCCGTACTTCTTGAATCAAGATACCATTAAAGAATATATTTTAGATGGAAATCATCAAGACTTATTAGCAGAAATTAAGGCGGCCTCAATTGAACGAGATCTTAAATCCTGGGAAAGACTGTGGTTCTGGCGGTTATTGGATGATAATGATTTTTTGGATCTTTTTAATAAAGTCAATTACGACTTTTTTCAAACAAACGAATTAGATGTTACTGAAGTTCTGCATATTTCGGGTATTTTATTTTCGCTAATTGATGAACATATTCGTCAGGACAAATCTAAAAAGCAAATTTCTGCTCGTGCTCAACAACTAATAAAAGCAAGTAACTTGAATGATCTTGGAGGCTATCTGGGTCGGATGTTTATTTTTAATTCCTCTTGGGGGAAAGAATATGCTTCGGTTAAAACTCCTGAATTTCAAAAATTGATTAAATTTTTGAAAGATCAAATCATAAAAAGTACAACCGAGAATTCAGAAGAAAAGAAAAATGAAATAATAAGTAACATTACTTCTACGAATGTTGAAACACTTTGGCAACGTTTGCATGCAGAATATGACGAAAATTTAAAATGCAGTTTTGATCGTACCCCAATATTTGAAAAGTTTGATGCCAATGAGTTTTTCGAAATTGTAAAAAAATTAAATAATAGTGGTATTTCCGAGCTTAATGATTTCTTCGATTATAGATATAATCCAGAGAAAAGGTTCAGTAATCTTACCATAGAAAGTTATCACAAAGCTGAATTAGTATTTGTCGATAATATGATTAAAATAATTGGAGAGCAAGTATCAAATTATAATGACATGCCAATTAAAAAAAAGAAATTAATAGAGCTGAAATCAACATTTGAGAGAGCAAAAACTAAAATAACTTCTTAA
- a CDS encoding SOS response-associated peptidase, whose amino-acid sequence MCYYNGQKVSRAEFIRLMDLEKAVVNYDFLDKDIHDGFSYGNIAVIKPTDDKCNFDIVQMEWGFIPPYTKNRDAVGKMRFGYKDATGKWHQPYTTLNAKGEELLYVDPGTGKEKMFRKAALERRCLILSSEFYEWQHIYPTNKRTGEPLKTAKKYPYHIGLKDKEYFFIAAIWQNWTDKDTGETVDTVALVTTEANSLMRQIHNSKNRMPTMLPDELAWEWIMGDLSEERITELATYQISAREMEAYTIEKDFKTTGTPRKSFVYAEVPDLVYEV is encoded by the coding sequence ATGTGTTATTATAACGGACAAAAAGTTAGCCGTGCCGAATTTATCCGCCTGATGGATCTGGAAAAAGCAGTCGTAAACTATGACTTCCTGGATAAGGATATCCATGATGGTTTCAGTTATGGCAATATTGCGGTTATTAAACCAACTGATGATAAGTGTAACTTCGATATCGTCCAGATGGAATGGGGCTTTATTCCACCATATACAAAAAACAGGGATGCCGTGGGTAAGATGCGATTTGGCTACAAAGATGCAACAGGGAAATGGCACCAACCTTACACTACCTTAAATGCAAAAGGTGAAGAGCTACTTTATGTAGACCCTGGGACAGGAAAGGAGAAAATGTTCCGGAAAGCTGCTTTGGAAAGACGTTGCCTTATTTTATCTTCTGAGTTCTATGAATGGCAGCATATTTATCCAACCAATAAAAGGACCGGCGAACCACTTAAAACAGCTAAGAAATATCCATACCATATTGGATTAAAGGATAAAGAGTATTTCTTTATTGCTGCGATCTGGCAGAACTGGACGGACAAGGATACCGGAGAAACGGTTGACACTGTGGCATTGGTAACCACAGAAGCTAACTCATTAATGAGACAGATCCATAATTCTAAAAACAGGATGCCGACCATGCTTCCGGATGAACTGGCGTGGGAATGGATTATGGGCGATCTTTCCGAAGAGCGTATTACAGAACTCGCTACCTACCAGATCAGCGCCAGGGAAATGGAAGCTTATACAATAGAGAAGGATTTTAAAACAACCGGAACTCCACGTAAATCATTTGTTTACGCCGAAGTTCCGGACTTGGTTTATGAAGTATAA
- a CDS encoding antirestriction protein ArdA — protein sequence MNSSRNYQIDIDQAAVYVGTYGKYNDGSLFGKWLKLSDYSSVQEFYAACHELHKDEADPEFMFQDYENIPNGLISECSISEQVFTVLQTLSEMDNSEREPFMIWCNNDHYDLGKEDIDDLVNRFQDDYVGMYKDEEAFARELIEERQDLNDFAKTFFDYEAYAKDLFCSNYWFEDGHVFYKN from the coding sequence ATGAACAGTAGTAGAAATTATCAGATCGACATTGATCAAGCAGCGGTGTATGTGGGAACCTACGGCAAGTATAATGATGGTTCTCTTTTTGGAAAATGGTTGAAGCTTTCGGATTATTCTAGTGTACAGGAATTTTATGCAGCCTGTCATGAACTGCACAAGGATGAAGCTGATCCTGAGTTTATGTTTCAGGATTATGAAAATATTCCCAATGGACTCATTAGTGAATGTAGTATCAGTGAACAGGTATTTACTGTTTTGCAAACGCTGTCCGAAATGGACAATTCTGAAAGGGAACCATTTATGATCTGGTGCAACAATGACCATTATGATTTGGGAAAAGAAGATATTGATGATTTGGTGAACAGATTTCAGGATGATTATGTCGGTATGTATAAAGATGAGGAAGCATTTGCACGTGAGCTGATAGAAGAGCGTCAGGATCTAAATGATTTCGCCAAAACGTTCTTTGATTATGAAGCCTATGCTAAAGACCTGTTCTGTTCAAATTACTGGTTTGAAGATGGCCACGTTTTTTATAAAAACTAA
- a CDS encoding prtrc system protein e: MQTNFFSLINQLDISGTVKLVIAKSDNGQLVVSILMDNEKCSPKDRKCLPPLNLTASALDLDEGFFETISQPMNQTATFLRSREQYMKSLEAAKAKGNSPAKDKVAPVLNPKEKKYNDLMAQSRKLETEGKFKEAWTKLPDPIEFPGQAELIRSKRQELSEKFAPDLFAPLDNAPKTFPVKDTNPVEEEQQEEEGIDDLEYNEYSGLETDYSEFES, encoded by the coding sequence ATGCAAACAAACTTCTTTAGCCTGATAAACCAGCTTGACATCTCAGGCACAGTAAAACTTGTAATAGCAAAATCCGATAACGGCCAGCTGGTTGTCTCCATTTTAATGGATAATGAAAAGTGTTCTCCAAAGGACAGGAAATGCCTTCCTCCGTTAAATCTCACGGCGTCTGCTTTAGACCTTGATGAAGGTTTCTTTGAAACGATTTCACAGCCTATGAATCAAACGGCAACTTTCTTGCGAAGTAGGGAACAATACATGAAAAGCCTGGAGGCTGCCAAAGCAAAAGGTAACAGTCCGGCAAAAGATAAGGTCGCTCCTGTATTAAATCCGAAAGAGAAAAAGTATAATGATTTGATGGCTCAATCCCGCAAACTGGAAACTGAAGGGAAATTTAAAGAAGCATGGACCAAATTACCTGATCCGATAGAGTTCCCAGGTCAGGCAGAGCTAATCAGGAGCAAACGACAGGAACTATCCGAAAAGTTTGCTCCAGATCTGTTCGCCCCTTTAGACAACGCGCCTAAAACCTTTCCCGTCAAAGATACCAACCCGGTAGAAGAGGAACAACAAGAGGAGGAGGGTATCGATGATCTGGAATATAACGAATACTCGGGTCTGGAGACAGACTACTCTGAATTTGAAAGTTAA
- a CDS encoding PRTRC system protein C — protein MIKATLLERVFEYKEKDIQLLLNDPNPDWNPETVMNFYANSYPMLTTAKIGAPEIREDKIFFKMESVLGTKG, from the coding sequence ATGATTAAAGCAACCCTTTTAGAACGTGTATTTGAATATAAGGAAAAGGATATTCAATTACTGCTTAACGATCCCAACCCCGACTGGAATCCGGAAACCGTTATGAACTTTTATGCCAATTCATACCCTATGCTCACTACTGCAAAAATAGGTGCCCCGGAAATCAGGGAAGATAAAATATTCTTCAAGATGGAATCAGTCCTCGGAACCAAAGGATAA